From the genome of Candidatus Nitrosocosmicus oleophilus, one region includes:
- a CDS encoding NAD-dependent epimerase/dehydratase family protein: MKRDDIDNSQYESTDKKNSNPNGLDLYKDKIVILITGASGFIGSRLLNELIENKEHKNFSYSIRGLSRHKIQFDIEKLRDSKVPVEIIEGDLSNHNDCIRALSGVDIAYYLVHSMEGSSRNWKKFSEREKITAENFKNAANQCSVKRIIYLGGLIYGKDDELSQHMKSRKQVGDILKRSKSQVTIFRAAVILGSGGGSFEMLRYLVERLPLMVCPKWVLTKCQPIFVGDVITYLSKSTEIKETEGRTFDIGGPDILSYLDMMKIYAKILNKSFKILIIPFLTPRLSSYWVDLVTPIKASLARPLIDSLKHESTVRDDSILKIIPTELKSFKESLEFCMKEEKKYKKKGTRNLKKERTSLSINYKILLISLLLLLVIGTTYYFLDDRKTFLEPFWLSIAIVWYILILTAIYFVRFGARLGALIAGILAWVTLFFWILDNAYVVFGYPIIAQKPGADETWRDMIGMIIAAFTILSAHNIFHKIRLHS, encoded by the coding sequence ATGAAAAGAGACGACATTGACAACTCTCAATACGAAAGCACAGATAAGAAAAATAGTAATCCCAACGGTTTGGATTTATATAAAGATAAAATAGTTATCTTGATCACCGGTGCGAGCGGGTTTATTGGAAGTAGACTATTGAACGAATTAATTGAAAATAAAGAACATAAAAACTTTAGTTATTCTATACGAGGTTTATCTAGACATAAAATCCAATTTGACATTGAAAAATTAAGGGATTCGAAGGTTCCAGTTGAAATTATTGAAGGTGATTTAAGTAATCATAATGATTGCATAAGGGCATTATCAGGTGTTGATATAGCCTATTACCTTGTTCATTCAATGGAAGGGTCATCTAGAAATTGGAAAAAATTCTCAGAAAGAGAAAAAATTACTGCTGAAAATTTTAAGAACGCAGCAAATCAATGTAGTGTAAAAAGGATCATCTATCTAGGCGGATTAATCTACGGCAAAGACGATGAATTATCTCAACATATGAAAAGTAGAAAACAAGTAGGAGACATATTAAAAAGATCAAAATCCCAGGTAACAATTTTCCGTGCAGCAGTAATTTTAGGTAGTGGCGGAGGATCATTTGAAATGTTAAGGTATTTGGTGGAAAGATTGCCGTTAATGGTATGTCCTAAATGGGTATTGACAAAGTGTCAACCAATATTCGTAGGCGATGTAATAACATATCTTTCTAAATCTACAGAGATAAAAGAAACAGAAGGAAGGACCTTCGACATAGGAGGTCCAGACATACTTTCCTATTTAGACATGATGAAGATCTACGCCAAAATTCTTAACAAATCTTTCAAGATACTAATAATCCCTTTTTTGACTCCAAGGTTGTCCTCATATTGGGTAGATTTAGTAACACCTATAAAAGCATCATTAGCTAGACCTTTAATTGACAGTCTAAAGCACGAATCAACAGTAAGAGACGATTCAATTCTCAAAATTATTCCAACTGAATTGAAATCGTTTAAGGAATCATTAGAATTCTGTATGAAGGAAGAGAAAAAATACAAGAAAAAGGGTACAAGAAATTTGAAGAAAGAAAGAACATCTCTGTCAATAAATTATAAGATTCTGCTAATTTCTTTATTATTACTACTAGTTATAGGAACTACCTACTATTTTCTGGATGATAGAAAGACCTTCTTGGAACCATTTTGGTTATCTATAGCGATCGTTTGGTATATACTAATTTTAACAGCCATTTACTTTGTACGCTTCGGGGCCAGGCTTGGTGCCTTGATTGCTGGAATACTTGCCTGGGTAACACTATTCTTCTGGATCTTGGATAATGCATATGTTGTATTTGGATATCCAATAATAGCACAAAAACCAGGAGCAGATGAAACATGGAGAGACATGATTGGCATGATAATTGCAGCCTTTACTATTTTATCAGCACACAATATCTTTCACAAGATTAGACTACATAGCTAA
- a CDS encoding cobalamin B12-binding domain-containing protein: MKSQWDSKRKISMQHTIKYLGKAADVTIDSIPPEYKNDPKILSLLTSVSQEHENKVVVTAALKKMVFDALKNGDIEKMVDVAGKYKEQTSLAEFYDDILRPVLYEVGYLWQENKLDIGMEHVCSNTANKTIHKITGSIKSNERMENIIICTPDGELHNIACNIIESLLFEKGFRVINVSPSIPTDSMINYIDETKPVMILISVTLKDNIGSTVRLIKKISTIFSIPILVGGLAINHSSDIERKNIEATSPCVRIIVNSPLSAIVKTVKGIAKDNTTRNFKNLEPELIV, from the coding sequence GTGAAGAGCCAATGGGATTCGAAAAGAAAGATATCTATGCAACATACAATAAAATATTTGGGAAAGGCTGCTGATGTAACAATTGACAGTATTCCTCCAGAATATAAGAATGATCCCAAAATCTTATCCTTGTTAACATCAGTTTCTCAAGAACATGAAAACAAAGTGGTCGTTACAGCAGCATTGAAAAAAATGGTTTTTGATGCATTAAAGAATGGGGACATCGAAAAGATGGTAGATGTTGCAGGAAAATACAAAGAACAGACAAGCTTGGCTGAATTTTATGATGACATTCTGAGACCAGTTCTATATGAGGTGGGATATCTCTGGCAAGAAAATAAATTAGATATTGGAATGGAGCACGTCTGCAGCAACACTGCAAACAAAACAATACACAAGATCACTGGTTCAATCAAATCTAACGAAAGAATGGAGAATATCATAATATGTACTCCTGATGGAGAACTCCACAACATAGCCTGCAATATTATAGAATCATTACTATTTGAAAAAGGGTTTCGAGTTATTAACGTATCACCTTCAATTCCCACTGATTCAATGATTAACTATATAGATGAAACTAAACCAGTTATGATACTCATTTCAGTAACTCTTAAAGATAACATAGGTTCGACAGTAAGACTCATAAAAAAGATCAGTACAATATTTAGTATTCCAATTTTGGTTGGAGGATTAGCCATAAATCATAGTAGTGATATTGAAAGAAAAAACATAGAAGCTACTAGTCCCTGCGTTAGAATAATTGTAAACTCTCCTTTAAGTGCAATCGTGAAAACTGTTAAGGGCATAGCCAAGGATAACACCACAAGAAATTTCAAGAATCTTGAACCGGAGTTGATAGTTTAA
- a CDS encoding inositol monophosphatase family protein: MPILDILKECAINVYKNTHDLIGTIEGQEKFEIGAGGDVSTKIDLLAEKSVFEILKKNSFNPNIVGEECGFIEGKDNGLVVMDGVDGTTNANCGLPFYCCSLAYSSDTNLKSVTDAVVFNLVSGDLYHASLSTGSFMNEKKIQTAKEPSLSIKEMVIGLNISGLSEDHFLSISKLVSSISHVRHLGANALELCYFARGSIDAYIDIRDKIRAIDMAACYLIAREAGGLIFDTSGKELNTNLSVNSRMSFIAVANIPMYEWITNLIN; this comes from the coding sequence GTGCCGATCTTAGATATATTAAAAGAATGTGCTATTAATGTTTATAAAAATACCCATGATTTGATTGGAACCATTGAGGGACAAGAAAAGTTTGAAATCGGTGCCGGCGGTGATGTATCCACGAAAATTGATTTACTTGCCGAAAAATCTGTTTTTGAGATTCTAAAGAAGAATTCCTTTAATCCTAACATTGTGGGAGAGGAATGCGGTTTTATAGAAGGCAAAGATAATGGATTGGTTGTTATGGATGGAGTTGACGGTACAACCAACGCTAACTGTGGATTGCCATTTTACTGCTGTTCCCTTGCTTATTCTTCAGATACTAATTTAAAATCCGTTACTGATGCTGTGGTATTTAATCTAGTATCTGGAGATTTATACCATGCTTCCCTATCCACAGGCTCATTCATGAATGAAAAGAAAATCCAAACTGCGAAGGAACCTTCACTTTCAATAAAAGAAATGGTAATTGGATTAAATATTTCTGGACTTTCGGAAGATCATTTTTTATCCATTTCAAAATTGGTATCGTCAATTAGTCACGTTAGACACCTAGGCGCAAATGCATTAGAATTATGCTATTTTGCACGTGGTTCTATAGATGCATATATTGATATCCGAGACAAGATAAGGGCAATAGATATGGCCGCATGTTATCTAATAGCTAGGGAAGCGGGGGGGTTAATTTTCGATACTTCTGGAAAGGAATTAAATACTAATCTTTCTGTGAACTCTAGGATGTCATTCATAGCTGTTGCCAATATCCCTATGTATGAATGGATAACTAACCTGATAAACTGA
- a CDS encoding ATP-binding protein, which yields MRRELNKLQNDLTTTNGELLGVVIGVTKPGYITFEGKEPVGLGEYITITDGFQKRILGVVESCSIKSDALDEISNFEEALESKVVAEINKRDKSFKVNVKILGMLDMLKKSKAILPEIPPLPGTEVYRAKKDDLKDIFDSEEESWLKIGTLLRNANVNVRVNINRLTTRHLGILAMTGMGKSNLVSVIAKSIAKIPGTMVIFDYHDEYRFLQGENINFVQAQINPRLLTSDKFGEVIEIRENADIQNTILLKAYDNDDLKKKIGDDFWEELEKNVKDIGLREKRFASSADRVLDKIKEARRRFDSILIPNASDPVSQIREGCINIINLIEFTEKQANVAIAFYLESILYQRKLSKSQSFKSSYQSTDQILFHSPVIVVIEEAHVFMPKNENTDTKYIASKVAREGRKFGVGLIIVSQRPRTLDPNVLSQMGSLAIMKLVQQEDQSQIESSSESINGKIIEQLPSLNPGEALLVGQWVNLPSFVRIDEIVERTMGKDPEPVNEWKNIKEKKEMSIEDSRMYIREDYIEEEYIE from the coding sequence ATGCGTAGGGAGCTGAATAAATTACAGAATGATTTGACGACGACGAATGGGGAACTTCTAGGTGTGGTCATAGGCGTAACTAAACCAGGATACATTACTTTTGAAGGTAAAGAACCTGTAGGCTTGGGAGAATACATCACAATAACTGACGGTTTTCAAAAAAGGATTCTGGGTGTAGTGGAATCATGTTCTATTAAGAGTGATGCACTAGATGAGATTTCCAACTTTGAAGAAGCTCTAGAGAGTAAGGTAGTAGCTGAAATAAACAAAAGAGATAAGAGCTTTAAGGTTAACGTAAAAATTCTCGGTATGCTTGACATGTTAAAAAAATCAAAAGCCATCTTACCTGAAATACCCCCACTACCAGGAACCGAGGTATATAGAGCGAAAAAAGATGATCTAAAAGACATTTTTGATTCTGAAGAAGAATCATGGCTAAAGATAGGTACGCTCTTGAGAAATGCAAATGTGAATGTTAGAGTCAACATCAATAGACTTACAACTAGACACCTAGGGATTTTGGCAATGACAGGTATGGGGAAAAGTAATTTAGTCAGTGTAATTGCAAAATCGATAGCAAAAATTCCGGGCACTATGGTGATCTTTGACTATCACGACGAATATCGTTTTCTACAGGGAGAGAACATAAATTTTGTCCAAGCTCAGATAAACCCAAGATTATTAACATCCGATAAGTTTGGAGAAGTCATAGAGATAAGAGAAAATGCAGACATTCAAAACACAATATTACTAAAGGCGTATGATAACGATGACCTGAAAAAGAAAATAGGGGATGACTTTTGGGAGGAATTAGAGAAAAATGTAAAAGACATAGGTCTTAGGGAGAAGAGATTTGCAAGTTCTGCAGACAGAGTATTAGACAAGATCAAGGAAGCTAGGAGAAGATTTGATAGCATTTTGATTCCAAATGCATCAGATCCTGTTTCTCAAATCAGAGAAGGTTGTATAAATATAATAAATCTGATAGAATTTACTGAGAAACAAGCTAATGTAGCGATAGCGTTTTACCTCGAATCAATACTGTATCAAAGAAAGCTCTCAAAGAGCCAGAGCTTTAAATCAAGTTATCAAAGCACTGACCAAATATTATTTCATAGTCCAGTTATTGTGGTAATTGAAGAAGCCCATGTATTCATGCCAAAAAATGAGAATACTGATACAAAGTATATTGCTTCAAAGGTTGCAAGAGAAGGAAGAAAATTTGGGGTAGGGCTAATAATAGTGTCTCAACGACCACGTACTTTGGATCCAAATGTATTAAGTCAAATGGGCTCCCTAGCAATAATGAAGTTGGTTCAACAAGAAGACCAATCACAAATTGAATCATCTAGTGAATCAATAAACGGTAAGATTATTGAGCAATTACCATCTCTTAACCCCGGAGAAGCGTTGTTAGTAGGTCAGTGGGTAAATTTACCTTCGTTTGTAAGAATTGATGAAATAGTAGAGAGAACAATGGGAAAGGATCCAGAGCCAGTAAACGAGTGGAAAAACATCAAAGAGAAAAAAGAGATGTCAATCGAGGATAGTCGGATGTATATCAGAGAGGATTACATAGAAGAGGAATACATAGAATAA
- a CDS encoding AAA family ATPase, with amino-acid sequence MIKRIVLNNFLSHTDTSLEFHPGITVFVGHNGSGKSSIIDSITFALFDEHTRKSHKNLLTRGMGGYVNNETGSFVILEFSIGSTNYRIKRQIDSQGRLTSVRLEQKVKSSINNLNMDQNDKSHYRSIISGERKQLGESVIHETESIMGINYTKLQIAGIIQQGEISKIIDSQPKEFKELLNNMIGLDRLDKSFSNMHNVIEDFRKILREKTQGYDDNQINILIKKTKDNESRFFQSKQSLNTVLVQLSQKTETLNELEKQIEILEPKIAKLSEIKSLEHTLLRYFRERSNTLKTEIDKSQRMIVDIKNAVGFLTDKDEVFITIQMVSSELDELNSKVIKVEGEIGKLKGFTECAQKIQIKDGKCPVCNSKIISLNQMFDISHINLELNEKIKEKQLLLSEISKLNKEEMEFKRKEKNIISAERTLLNYDFDINDSIDTLEYKLEDLRKDHHSLSKLQLDTLKNIDLSTYKLDEYSANLIDIIQNMRKDVIEVDLNSYQQKKLTKNKLSTEIVNIHSQKAILEKTIVDVQRENSEFQTLITELSSAAKFISDLENIRSIVFNRDGIVSSSLRTRALNLISTKASEYINIFNVGLSKITLIEKPREIKVLCYGKRGEIDTVSLSGGEKVAVSLAIRMGIAFLMGSSKIDFIVLDEPTTNLDEERRRSFVKIISDVFSKGMSPLSQMIIITHDEEIFENSEVEQVYKFKMTEKGSNVSIV; translated from the coding sequence TTGATAAAAAGGATAGTTTTAAATAACTTTTTATCTCACACTGATACTTCTCTTGAATTCCATCCTGGAATCACAGTTTTCGTAGGGCACAACGGTTCCGGTAAATCCAGTATTATTGATTCTATAACATTTGCACTATTCGATGAACACACTCGCAAATCTCACAAGAATTTGCTAACAAGAGGAATGGGTGGATATGTTAATAATGAAACGGGATCTTTTGTAATTTTAGAATTTTCCATAGGTTCTACAAATTATAGGATCAAAAGACAAATAGATAGCCAAGGCAGACTGACTTCAGTTAGATTAGAACAGAAGGTTAAAAGTAGCATCAATAATTTGAATATGGATCAAAATGACAAATCCCATTACAGATCAATCATTTCTGGAGAACGAAAACAACTTGGTGAATCAGTAATCCATGAAACGGAGTCTATCATGGGGATTAACTATACTAAATTGCAAATTGCAGGTATTATTCAACAAGGTGAAATTAGTAAGATAATAGATTCACAGCCTAAGGAATTTAAAGAATTACTAAATAATATGATCGGATTAGATAGATTAGATAAATCTTTTAGTAACATGCATAATGTTATAGAAGATTTTAGAAAAATACTACGAGAAAAAACCCAAGGTTATGACGATAATCAAATAAACATCCTCATTAAGAAAACCAAAGATAATGAATCTAGATTTTTCCAATCAAAACAATCATTAAACACTGTCCTCGTACAATTATCTCAAAAAACAGAAACATTGAATGAATTGGAAAAACAAATCGAAATTCTTGAGCCAAAAATAGCTAAACTTTCTGAGATCAAATCGCTAGAACATACTTTACTAAGATATTTTAGAGAACGATCGAATACTTTGAAAACAGAAATTGATAAATCACAAAGAATGATTGTGGATATAAAAAATGCCGTCGGTTTTTTGACGGACAAAGATGAAGTCTTTATCACTATTCAGATGGTTAGTTCCGAATTAGATGAATTGAACAGTAAGGTTATCAAAGTAGAGGGGGAGATAGGAAAGTTAAAAGGATTTACCGAATGCGCTCAAAAAATCCAAATTAAAGATGGCAAATGTCCTGTTTGTAACTCTAAAATCATTTCCCTTAACCAAATGTTTGATATTTCTCATATCAATCTTGAACTCAACGAAAAGATCAAAGAGAAGCAGCTTCTACTCTCTGAAATTTCTAAACTCAACAAAGAGGAAATGGAATTCAAAAGAAAGGAGAAAAATATAATATCTGCAGAGCGTACTCTATTAAATTATGATTTTGATATTAATGACAGTATCGATACCTTAGAGTATAAACTAGAGGATCTAAGGAAAGATCACCATAGCCTATCCAAACTACAATTGGATACATTAAAAAATATCGATCTATCTACTTACAAATTAGATGAATATTCTGCAAATCTGATAGATATTATTCAAAACATGAGGAAAGATGTAATAGAGGTTGATTTAAATTCTTATCAGCAAAAAAAATTAACCAAAAACAAGCTTTCAACAGAAATCGTTAATATACATAGTCAAAAAGCGATATTGGAAAAAACAATTGTAGACGTTCAGAGAGAAAATTCGGAATTTCAAACATTGATAACAGAGTTATCATCGGCTGCAAAATTTATTTCTGATCTTGAAAATATTCGCTCCATAGTCTTTAACAGAGATGGTATCGTAAGTTCAAGTTTAAGGACACGGGCACTAAACTTGATTTCTACCAAGGCCTCTGAATACATTAACATTTTCAACGTTGGACTGTCAAAAATTACATTGATTGAAAAACCGCGAGAAATAAAGGTACTTTGTTATGGAAAGCGAGGAGAAATTGATACTGTATCATTGAGTGGAGGCGAAAAAGTCGCTGTATCATTGGCTATTAGGATGGGGATTGCATTCTTGATGGGATCATCAAAAATTGATTTCATAGTTTTAGATGAACCTACGACAAATTTGGATGAGGAGAGGCGTCGATCATTTGTAAAAATTATTTCAGATGTCTTTAGTAAAGGAATGAGTCCGTTGTCCCAAATGATAATTATTACTCATGATGAAGAGATATTTGAAAATTCTGAGGTTGAACAAGTGTATAAATTCAAGATGACTGAGAAGGGTTCCAATGTAAGTATTGTCTAA
- a CDS encoding metallophosphoesterase family protein, translating to MLISHISDIHLGYAQFNLQEREEDLYEVFGEAIEKSISEHVKAIILAGDIFHNPKPNGAAIIRLAQELKKLKEKSIPVFFVLGEHDISRSNDVPLPYLFHNLGLARRLRPDSPVQIDNLLIYGFNKERRSNIDNGLIRPFRKLESILKNDIQKPKVQNHRLKKILVLHQGLYDFNKFAGEIFSNDLPIGFDYYAMGHYHDHIEKRFTSLNDGLVAYPGSIDLGHNEAISDVEKGFLLVDLSEVSTNVNTHWIKLEKRRHQFECQIEYPELDDKLRNIVQESTRYSKKPVIDLKISGADIDPKILSRQLLQLEAPFLYYNWSILDKDPDTGFSYDNTGDFDMDKEMSSLILKSLHSEPLTHLSLDLISMFHNQDDTHDNKNIDKDKNNQVANYVWKFFENNKSIYQNLDESKIAGKGN from the coding sequence TTGCTTATATCTCATATTTCAGATATTCATTTGGGTTATGCTCAATTCAATCTCCAAGAGCGAGAAGAAGATCTATACGAAGTATTTGGAGAGGCTATTGAAAAATCCATCAGTGAGCACGTAAAAGCTATCATTTTGGCCGGTGATATATTTCACAATCCAAAGCCAAATGGTGCGGCCATAATTAGGCTTGCCCAAGAATTAAAAAAACTTAAAGAAAAATCCATACCCGTATTTTTTGTATTAGGTGAGCACGATATAAGTAGATCCAATGATGTACCTCTACCTTACCTATTTCATAATTTGGGATTAGCAAGAAGACTCCGACCCGATTCACCGGTTCAAATTGACAATCTACTAATCTATGGATTCAATAAGGAACGTCGTTCAAATATTGATAACGGATTGATCAGGCCATTTAGAAAATTAGAGTCTATCTTGAAAAATGACATCCAAAAACCTAAAGTTCAAAATCATCGGTTAAAAAAGATACTTGTTCTTCATCAGGGCCTATATGATTTTAACAAATTTGCAGGCGAAATTTTTTCTAATGATTTGCCAATCGGATTTGATTATTATGCTATGGGTCATTATCACGACCACATAGAAAAGAGATTTACTTCTCTAAACGATGGTTTGGTGGCTTATCCTGGTTCGATTGATCTAGGACATAACGAAGCCATCTCAGATGTGGAGAAGGGATTTTTACTTGTAGACCTTTCAGAAGTCTCTACAAACGTCAATACTCATTGGATAAAGCTAGAAAAGAGGCGACATCAGTTTGAATGCCAAATAGAATATCCCGAATTAGATGATAAGCTGCGTAATATCGTACAAGAATCTACTCGATATTCAAAAAAACCTGTTATTGATCTAAAAATAAGCGGAGCAGATATAGATCCCAAAATATTATCTAGACAATTATTGCAATTAGAAGCTCCATTTTTATACTATAATTGGAGCATTTTAGACAAAGATCCCGATACTGGATTTTCTTACGATAATACGGGAGATTTTGACATGGATAAAGAGATGTCTTCACTAATTCTAAAATCTCTTCATTCTGAACCTTTGACTCATCTATCATTGGATCTAATCAGTATGTTTCATAATCAAGATGACACCCACGACAATAAGAATATTGATAAAGATAAGAACAATCAAGTTGCCAATTATGTTTGGAAGTTTTTTGAAAATAATAAATCTATTTATCAGAATTTGGACGAATCAAAAATAGCTGGGAAAGGCAACTAG
- a CDS encoding UbiD family decarboxylase, with product MIKKEKNNHNNKDRKGILRNKNTRNLDSKSDQKKVENITIKEDSELKHEYDLRSFLSYLEKRGELITIHKKVKKKFELAAIISKFDKKEAVMFTNVDESKFKVVSNILGTRERFFYGIESSGPINKIDLSNLGNIGPEYYPKEFSNDAPFYSNSTKNLYDLPIVSHFEKDAGPFITSSTVYVKDQENGNQNSSVHRMLLLNNSQMAIRMVEGRHLHKCFVYAKEHKEDLKINVVVGVHPALNIAAAYQAAYGIDEITIANYLLNGNLKLAKNNYSDLMIPKHSEVVLDGKILHDEVSEEWMVEMLRTYDFKRKQPVFEINKIWYRDNPIYYDILPGYTEHRLLMGLPIEAKIFSYVKNTVPSTRTVHLSDGGSNWLTAVVQIKKRLEGEPKNAILTAFAAHPSLKTAIIVDEDINPWNPVEVDYAVSTRTQADKDFLIITNAKGSSLDPSSDQTNLLTTKLGIDATISLLKDRERFEIAKIPGADNIDIKKYV from the coding sequence ATGATAAAAAAAGAAAAAAACAACCATAACAACAAGGATCGCAAAGGTATTTTGAGAAACAAAAATACTAGAAATCTTGATTCAAAGTCCGACCAAAAGAAAGTTGAAAATATCACCATAAAAGAAGACTCAGAATTAAAACATGAGTATGATTTGAGAAGCTTTTTATCATACCTCGAGAAAAGGGGGGAACTAATAACAATACACAAGAAAGTAAAAAAGAAGTTTGAACTTGCTGCAATAATAAGTAAGTTTGATAAGAAAGAGGCTGTAATGTTTACCAACGTTGATGAATCTAAATTCAAAGTCGTTTCGAATATCTTAGGGACCAGGGAGCGCTTTTTTTATGGGATCGAGTCTTCAGGTCCAATCAACAAAATCGATTTATCTAACTTAGGCAACATAGGACCAGAATATTACCCTAAAGAATTTTCCAATGACGCACCATTCTATAGTAACAGTACTAAAAATCTCTATGATCTTCCTATCGTAAGTCATTTTGAAAAAGATGCTGGTCCATTTATTACTTCATCTACAGTATATGTAAAGGATCAAGAGAATGGAAATCAAAACTCTTCAGTTCATAGAATGTTACTGCTTAATAATAGCCAAATGGCGATAAGAATGGTAGAGGGCAGGCATCTTCATAAATGCTTCGTTTACGCTAAAGAGCATAAAGAAGATTTAAAAATCAATGTTGTAGTTGGAGTGCATCCAGCCCTGAATATTGCAGCGGCATATCAAGCAGCGTATGGAATTGATGAAATTACAATAGCAAATTATCTCTTAAATGGCAATCTGAAGCTTGCAAAGAATAATTATTCTGACTTAATGATACCAAAGCACAGCGAGGTAGTATTAGATGGTAAAATACTTCATGACGAAGTATCTGAAGAATGGATGGTCGAAATGCTGAGGACATATGACTTTAAACGAAAACAGCCAGTTTTTGAAATTAACAAAATTTGGTACAGAGATAATCCCATATATTATGACATTTTACCGGGATACACGGAACACAGATTATTAATGGGATTGCCTATAGAAGCCAAAATTTTTAGTTACGTTAAGAATACTGTTCCCTCCACTAGAACTGTACACTTATCCGATGGAGGGAGTAATTGGTTAACTGCAGTAGTACAAATAAAGAAGAGACTAGAGGGTGAACCAAAAAATGCAATTCTAACTGCATTTGCAGCACATCCCTCTCTTAAGACTGCAATTATAGTTGATGAGGATATTAATCCCTGGAATCCTGTAGAAGTAGATTATGCCGTTTCTACTAGAACCCAAGCTGATAAAGATTTTCTAATAATAACAAATGCAAAGGGTTCAAGTTTAGATCCCTCTAGTGATCAAACCAATTTATTAACTACAAAATTAGGAATAGATGCTACGATTTCTCTTCTTAAAGATAGGGAGAGATTTGAGATTGCTAAAATACCTGGTGCAGATAATATCGATATCAAAAAGTATGTATAA
- a CDS encoding multicopper oxidase domain-containing protein, which translates to MKSIDLARIIPRKKTLEALTMIMLLSFSSAIVSDFNSDNRIAIASQQTQKTKEFTLIADETILNISPSKKINAWTYNDTIPGPTIRVTEGDKVVVHFINNLKLSHTIHFHGGHNGTVDGVFEIVPPNQTFTYEFIATPAGALMYHCHVMPVVEHVRMGLYGAFIVDRKVPLPPAKEFLLVFGDHDSTNTLTSDPESMFFNGYENIHYDNPLPVYENETARVYLINLAQLPAYGYHVHGTLFKTWISGILMNDPIYTQTWATASGDAAVFELKWPWTGNFLFHMHGIPEERGSMGYFNVSLPNEHLVDGKDIAITKSVSMIDWQQNLTKTLQNASSISDQTK; encoded by the coding sequence ATGAAAAGTATAGACCTAGCAAGAATAATTCCTCGCAAAAAGACCCTAGAAGCACTAACAATGATAATGTTACTCTCTTTTTCATCTGCGATTGTCTCGGATTTCAACTCCGATAATAGAATAGCCATAGCGAGCCAACAAACTCAAAAAACTAAAGAGTTTACATTGATAGCAGATGAAACAATACTAAATATTTCTCCAAGTAAAAAAATTAATGCATGGACTTATAATGATACCATCCCTGGTCCGACTATTCGTGTTACTGAAGGAGATAAAGTAGTTGTACATTTCATAAATAATCTAAAGTTATCACATACTATTCACTTTCATGGTGGTCATAATGGAACTGTGGATGGAGTTTTTGAAATAGTCCCTCCAAACCAGACATTTACCTATGAATTTATAGCCACTCCAGCCGGTGCATTGATGTATCATTGCCACGTCATGCCAGTGGTTGAACATGTAAGAATGGGACTATACGGAGCATTTATCGTTGATCGCAAAGTCCCTTTGCCTCCAGCAAAAGAATTTTTGCTTGTATTTGGAGACCATGATTCAACCAATACACTCACCTCTGATCCAGAAAGTATGTTTTTTAATGGATATGAAAACATTCACTATGACAATCCGCTTCCAGTATACGAAAATGAAACAGCAAGAGTTTATTTAATAAACTTGGCGCAGCTTCCCGCATATGGATATCATGTGCATGGGACGTTATTTAAGACTTGGATTTCGGGTATTCTTATGAATGATCCTATATATACTCAAACTTGGGCAACTGCGTCAGGTGATGCGGCGGTTTTTGAATTGAAATGGCCGTGGACTGGAAATTTTCTCTTTCATATGCATGGAATTCCTGAAGAACGAGGGTCTATGGGATATTTCAATGTCTCTTTGCCTAATGAACACCTGGTAGACGGAAAGGATATAGCGATTACAAAGTCAGTCAGTATGATAGACTGGCAGCAGAACCTTACAAAAACATTGCAAAATGCTTCATCCATATCAGATCAAACAAAATAA